A window of Glycine soja cultivar W05 chromosome 13, ASM419377v2, whole genome shotgun sequence genomic DNA:
CAAATTCACATGCAATTCAACATGACACCACAATTTGCTAACCCTTTATATTCAAGTTTTACTCATAAAGCATTACTGCTCCAAAAATAGTATTTCTCTGTCATAGTGGTCCAGTGACCGAACAAATCCAACAATGGTATGCTTCCTAGAAGGAACTAAAGATTAAAAGATGATCTAACTAAAGATGATCTTGTGGTGTGCAAGATTTAACACACGAACAATTGAGTTCAAAACTTATAAATTAAGGTAAAAAATGAAGTGTAAAAGGAAAACAACTGATAGACAAAACATACCAGAAATCCTGGCATAGAAGCAGTATTAAAATTATGCTTGTTCTAGTAACAAGGCATGAAGCAAATTTACAAGAGGAGCAGAAGATAAACTGCTTCCAGTCACAACCACCATCTATAATAACAACTCACAATGTTACATATCGAAAATGAATGTTTTGGTAAAAAATCCTTGTAGGTATATAGAAGATAAAACCACAGTGATTATAGTTCAGAACAATTAGGACATGAAAAGTAACCTTTGGCTTGACATTTTACACATGCTATCTGCTTCACCTTTGATTCACTGTTACCAATTGTTTCATACAAATCTTCTACAAGTTTAATACCAAGTATTCCCCCTTCTCTGATCGACCTGGTTCCTTTGCATGTGGAGCAAGCCAATTGCCTCAGATTGCCACATCGCTTGCACATCCCGAATGAGCTGCATGTAAGAGGTTGCAGCGTCTGTCAAAAAGAGAGGTTGGCAAAAAGCAAAAAACCAGTGTCTCGCTACAGACTACAGAGCATGTTTGCAATATTTTCTCATCATAGTTCTACAGAATCTACAGTGTTGTATTTATCTTAATATCATAAATTCTTTATTCTTCAACAACTACCATTTTGTGCGTAAAAATCTAGCCACCACATTTCCCTTCATAATGAGTGCATTATAATTCAAGGATCTGTGAAAGATTCAATATCACCAAGACATACAATCAAATACTGAAGCAGTTTACCAATATTGATAACTTGCTGGGTATAAATATATGCAAGCAGAATGCACAAAGACTAAAAACATCATGCCCCAGATGAATCTtcacatgatttttaataataccAAGTGAAATGTTATAAAGGGGACTTAAAGAGACAGGATAATACAAGATGCTGAAATTGCACTCAATTACTAGCCAGTAAAAATACAGAATTTGAAGTACATAcaacaaaaaaacaccaacatcTTGAGGATGAGATGAAATCATGCACAGAAGATATAAAAGAGTGCTAGAGTTATTCTCTCAAGTCCTAACCATATGGAAGACATAACTAGTCAACCATGACAATTATGATCATACTTTTCACAATTTtgccaaaatttcaatttacaaGTATACAAGTGCTTCTCCATAACCTTGCTAGCATATTCAAAAGTAAAATTAGCTTGCAAGTATTTGAAACAAAACAATGACATCCAAAagttcataaaattaaatgattaatatCAATCTGTAAAACCATAAATTCTCCTCTTATGCAGGTAGATCAACAGGGTAGTGGGAAAATCTTAGAAGTGACTGGCCAAATATTTGGATCCAAGGGCAGAGGTTTAGCATTGTTGGATGGATAATGTTGTTATATTTTGCCCATTCAGCATTTTTTGTTAGAAAGTTGTCATTTTGCCTCTTTGCTTTCGTGATGGAATGGAATGAGAAACTTTACTATTTCATTAAGTTGTGATAAGAAAGAAGATCACTAACAGTAAATTGACCCTTCTAGCACTCAGAAACCACATGATATTTATTtgggataaaaaattattgacccCAAAAGATTAAAGAACCTGGAATTAAAACACTAGCTATTACATCTGATTTCAGAGGGTGGCCTTGGAGATTGGTTTTAAATGAGaaaatatgacaaatatgtctcAAAATGACCAATTACTAGAAAATGTATTCATTGAATTGTAGAAGTTGTAACAATTTGCAGAGCTTGATTCTCTGGCAATTGACATTTTGTGAATCAAATTCTACCCTCTAAAGGTAGGTCTAGGGCCTAATacactgaataaaaaaaaaaccttcagaAATGGGAAAGTAGGGAAATAAGCAGGTTCTGGACTTATGTTTTGCATCCTGCTTTGAtgttatgaaaaagaaaaagaatgaattaGTCATAAAAAGCATGCAACATGAAACAAGTTTGATTAGGCATGCTTGATTATTAGCTTATGCACCATGGACCAAAGATTAAATAGACATAACATTTGATAAGCAAAGTTAAAACAAGGTGCAGATTCTTTAGTACCTAGTGATGCATATTGCATAGGAATGGTCATAATAAATAGTATCAGTGTGAGATAGATATTAAAATGCTGAACTTATAACAGCTTTGATTGCATTTGGGTAACATTTGAGACAAGTTGATACATGGGCGAGTGAAAATAATGCCAAAGAAACACATATCACCCAACAATGTCTAATGGGGGTCACAAACTCACAAGActtaaaaaaagacaaagttTAACCACTGTCATTGCTTTAAGAAATGTTTTTATCGGGAACGAAAAATTAAGCTACTCAGGATTTGTTTTACCTCTTCTATAATttacatgataaatatttttcctttttagctTATTAACTAACCTCCTAAAGATACCGGTGTTTGCAAGGccctaaaagaaaaatgaataaagtaaaaaataataaataaaaagaaaagaggagagagagaaccTGCGctgagaagaagagaagaaagcaTCGACTTTGGTGGCAGCAACGGTGGCACAGAGGAGCACGGCACCCACTCCGAGACCAGCTACTTCACTCTTCTGTCTCATATGTTCCTTTAATCGTCACTTCCATTTGTTTTACAATACATATAATAACCAAGAGTTTAAATATCAATTGGCCtattagctcagttggttagagcGTCGTGCTAATAACGCGAAGGTCGCAGGTTCGAGACCTGCATGGGCCAAAATGTAACTTTTTATTTCTGTATTTTTGTTTCGCCTACGAGAAATTTGGGCCGTAACCTTAATCGCCCATTCATTACTAAAtagactttcttcttttcttttcttaaataaatttactgaaataacctttttttcttctttttttctcattcAAAGCTCACTGTTCACATAACTCATGGAGTAGCATTACtacatctttttttattttttatttgaagtagCATTACTTCACCTGGTAGAGAAACTACTGTAACGTAATATTATCTAGTAAAATTCACTGAAGTAATGATACTACAGttgaacttttttaattttgaaccaTTGACTAATTCAATGAGATTTTACAAATATTAACTAAGACCAAAATGAATTTTAGACATCAAgtgtctcaaataaaaaatagtgaaaaataTGTGGTCATTGTGCTAATTAGAAATGAAATAATGACTAATGAGAATAAATTAGTAGAATATTTAagacttaattaaatttttcatacatGAAATATATGCTATTTTCAAATTACTATCCAACATTCATATTTTgtcaaatatttacttaaatttttttaaaacataatcaaaTAGTAATCTAAAACCAGTCTATATATTAcagatttaaaaaacttaattaaatcaatatttaaaacACTTGTAATCACAGCTACTTTCTCCAAAAGGATTTGTACTAGTAACCACACCTATCTAACATTGGCATTTATATCATACTCTAAGTACTtgcattaccaaaaaaaaaaaatactctactTACTTGtgtaccaatatatatatatatatatatatatatatatatatatatatatatatatatatatatatatatatatatatatatatatactcgtCACTTATACTtaatctaaataaaatattttataagtcATTATTTGTAtccaaaaattaacaaaactaaatatttgtttgattttaaaattagtcgtgaaaaataataaataaaaatataattaaaagtgtcacactatctcaattaaaaaatatatgtaaagatctttttaatttataaagcaTAACAAATGTCTAATTACATGATTGTGTTTATCATAGGCACCGGTACGTACTTATTTGAATTGCAAAGGTAGATGATGCATTGCATTCAGTGGAAACATTTTAGTTAGGATTATTTGAATTAATGGTTTTTAGGTCTTTGTTTCGTTCATtccattccattttatttttttatccaacttGTTACATTGTGGGTATTTTCAAATGTACAAGAGTCATGctgattattttttgtgtttaatagagtttttttttgttgcatgcTAGACTTTTAAGATTAGACTTGACCTTCAGGGACCTCTTTAGAAGGAAAAGAGTGCAATTTTGAGTTGATGCACGGGCGTGTCAAgtcccttattttttttaccaggTTGCTACCACATCTGACCCAGACGTGTCAATTagcttatgtttttatttttgtttttacgtTTTAATTGTATTTGGGTCTAAATGGATTTTAACTCATGTCTTTAAATAGCTTAGAAAAACTTTGTAGAAGGGTTTCAACTTTGAGTATTGACAGCTTAGGAGAGCTTTCGAGTTTTCTtagattttttctcttttctgatAGGtactctttccttttcttttatgttttctttgggATTGTTCATGATTATGTGGAGTAGTTCTCTTTGTTTTAGGATTAGGGCTTAGCCCTTGTTATCTGTTctatgttaatttaattattttaaggttttctttaattttgtcttttgattcttctcttACCACAATTCATACATGTTACTGAAAGGTGAACCAACAAGTTAGGAAAACTCTATTTAAAGTGATTGTTTATATTGATCACTTTGTACTGAAGCATTTCCTAAGAAAAAAGGATGCAAATCCTAAACACCTCAGGTGGATTCTCCTCCTACAAGAGTTACTTTGACCTTCAAATTCTTAATAGAAAAGGGACTGAAAACTTAGTTGTGTGAAAGAAGACTTGTTTGTTGATGATTCCTTCCCAAATAAATAATTGCTAGTTGTGTCTATAAAGAACTCACCATGGTATGATGACTTTGTCAATTATCTTGTTAGTGGATTGTCCATCCTGACTTTTCttaccaaaaaaagaagaatttttttCTCTGACTTGAAGCACGTAGTTTGGGATGAGCCAAGGTTATATATGAGATGTCGTGATGGCATTTTATAGGAGGTGCATTGTTGAAGAAGAAGTCCCTCATATTCTTGAATCATGCTATTGTTATGCTTATGGAGGACATGTTGGTACCTCCAAGACTGCTGCTAAGATTTTATAGGTTAGTTTCTACTGGCCTAATTTGTTTAGAGATACTTGGAAGTTTGCCACTACTTGTGGTAGATGTCAGACAACTAGAAACATATCACAAAAGCATGAGATGCCCCTTAATGGAATTCTTGAGGTGGAACTTTTTGATGTTTGGAGCATTGACTGCATGGGACCCTTCCCACCTTCTTATGGATCTAAATATATACTTGTGGCAGTTGATTATGTGTCAAAATGGATGGAGGAAATTCCCTCCCAAACTTGTGATGCAAAGACTGTGATCCAGCTGTTCAGGTAGATAATTTCTCCAATGTTTGGGGTCCCACGAGCTGTGATTAGTGATGGTGGTTCTCATTTCATTGAGAGGCAATTTGAAGCTATATTGAAGAATTATGGAGTCACTCACACTACACCTTACCATCCTCAGACAAGCGGGCAAGTGGAAGTCTCAAATAGAGAGATCAAGGCCATTCttgaaaagattattttttgattaagaAAAGATTGGTCCTTGAAGCTTGGTGATGCTTTATGCACTTACTGCATAGCTTACAAAACTCTGATAATGTCTCCCTTTTGATTggtttatggtaagtttgtTGTCTTCCAATTGAGCTTGAGCACAAGGATTTGTTGGTAGTGAAGCTTCTCAATTATGACTTGAAAGCAGCTGGTGAGAGGTGGAAGCTTGATTTGAATGAATTAGATGAAAATCTCTTGAATGCATATGAAAATGCCAGAATTTACAAGGAGCAGACCAAGAGATGGCATAACTGACACATTCACCAAAGGGAATTCAAAGAAGGAAACCTTGTTGAACCTGTTTCCTAGAAAGTTAAAGTCAAGGTGGTCTGGATCTTTTAAGGTTCAGAAGGTGTTTCCTTATGGAGTTGTGGAGATTGGAAGCCAAGAAACTAGCTTATTCAAGGTTAACAATCAATGTTGAAGTTGTACTTCAACAAAGAGCAAATTGAGAAGGCAACGGTTGTTGTCCTTTTGAACCCTACATCAAGCAGCTGAGTCATCCAACGTCCAGCTTAGGACATTAAAAGAGCGCTTGTTGGGAGACAACCCAATCACTGGAGTTTTACATGTGttatttagtttttgttttattatttttctagttctattttattcttttcttgttattttatcACTAGGTAACTTTGCATGGAGTGAAGGTGCAGCAACAAGACTCTtcttcttccaaaaaaaaaaaaagaactattgGAATAAATGAGTAAAGATATTAAAAGGGGTACAAAAAGCAAAATTGTGAAAAGTGACGCAAGTGGCACGAGCATGCCCATCACTTGCACACCTAGCTATCATGTTGAAACATTTTGGCTAAGGATAggcaaaacaagtagggacctaTGTGGCAAACATCTCGGTGCaactcttcttcttttctccatCCTTCCATACAGATCGTGCATCATCTGATCTCATCAACCATTCTTGACACTGGTGGGTATGATGGTAAAATTTCTACACTTGATCTTGTTCTACTATGGGGTTTGCTGACTCCTTACTCCCACCCGGATGACCAGATTGGCACTACCACATTTCTTATTCGACGCCTCCAAGTACTTGCTAATAGTTCCAGCATTGTCATTGTGCAAGGAGGTCTCATTATCTCTATTGCGAGGTTTTATGATGATCACCACTTTCTAGACTAGCTTAAGCCTCTACCTGGCCCTACCACCATTGTCCTTGCCACGGTTCGTTCCATGGGCTGCATCAAGTGGGTCAAGCCCCTATATGCGGAAGACAAAGCACTATTTTACTTTGTCATTCCCATTGGCAAAGAGGTGATGCTTATTCTTCACCAGTTGCCAAAGCGAGAATATTCTTTGCCAGATCATGAGACTTGGAAGTTCCCTGAAGAAGGTGGTGATATTATACCAGAAGCGGTAGAGACTCCTCTTATTACACCAAACTTGGAAGTGACCTTTGCAGAACTTCAGGCTTTTATCCTGTAATGGAAGAAAAGCAGGAGAATCATTTCCTGATGAAAAACACCCGCTTGCAAGCCATTTCAAGAAGGGCAAGCCCCATACTTTCAGATCTTGGATCACCTCCACATATGGAATCACCGCCGGagctacccccccccccccccccccccctacaCCTTAGTGATAGGTTCTTTGTTCAAATCCCTTACTTATTGATTTACATTGGGGACAATGTAAGATTTAAGTTTGGGGTTGCCTaaccttaagttcatgcatttTCCTGTTTTATTAGgaacattattttcattttgtcttATTACTAGCTTGTGTCAAGTAGCCCTGAGCTGGGAGTGATGACTTGTATGTGAATAATGATGTGCTTGTCTGATGAATCATTTGATTAAAAGCTTTTCCTCATGGtaattgcttgaggacaagcaaatcCAAGAGAAGAAAGAGAGGTAAATGAGATTGGTATGTCTATGGCTTTATGGATGTAGATAATCATCTCTATATAGATGGATCTCATATATCTATATATCTCGAGTGTAAAGGTTTTATTATAgggattcaatcaatcaaattaatttgattctaaCGGTCGATCATCAATCCTAACCACATGTTTTCTATCCATATAGAGAGAAATTATCGCATAAAGATAAATGAAACTCCATTGTATTTCCATAGtcaaaatcatgatgaaaactAAATGCAGAAAGGTACCTGAATTAGTCATGATAGAATTGATTTTATGATCTTTCAAATATAAAGAACTTTATGTTCTTCTCTAAATTTTCTCTTCTGATgggataaagagaaaaagaatttaaaattgtacATTCTATCACTTCTCTCTACAAATGGCAACCATAACCTCTTATATTACATTTCTCTATTAATGATATCTACACAATTAACCTTTCATAATATATATGTCCTTAgccataattttatatattgattagaccattttaatattttgactaataaaataatgatcCTAACTCAttcgattatatatatatatatgacctaAAATTGCTAACATTTATTCCTTACATCAAAGGTGTAAAAATACGGGGAGGCCACAAGCAGCCATGTAACCATTGGGTACCTTGTGAGTGCCCCACAACCAACATAAAGGAAGGTTGTTGCAGAATAAGCGatgttcttgctcttctttctCTTGGAAGAAGAATGGTGTTAAATCAGTTTCAAGTGGTGGGATCATATTCATATGTAATAGTAGAATCCCGTCTCCTTGGGGTTGTTTGATGCATTGCATTTAGTCTTTAATTAGGAAACATTTTAGTTAGGATTATCTACATTATTGGTTGTTTAGATTTTTGTTTCTGTTCATTTCAgtacattttgttatttttgtcgAACTTTTACGTTGTAGGTGTTTTCAAGTGCAAGTAGTCATGTTGACTTGATCTTTGGTGTTAAACAGAGCATGTTGGATTTTCAAAATCAGACTTGACCTTCAGGAATCTTTTtagaaggaaaagagagcaaTTTTAAGCTAATGCATATGGCACGGGCATGCAAGTTCCTTATTTTTTTGACTCGGGCTTACTAATTagcttgtgtttttatttttgttttttaattgtatttgggtctaaatgaattttaaaatatcttagaAAAACTCTATAGAAGAGCTCTGACTTTGAGTATTGACGGCTTAGGAGAGCTTTTGGATTTTCTTAGCTTTTCTCTTCTCCAGTaaattctcttttcttctcttttatattttttttgggaatGCTCGTGACTATGTTTGAGTAGTCCTCTTTGTTCTGGGATTAGGGTGTAGCCCTTAACAACTATaatatgttaatttaattattttgaggttttcttttaattttgtcttttgattcttctcttATCACAATTCATATATGGTAGATATTTGATCATTGATTGCATGATTTTAGATGTTTAAGGATGAACTAAAAGGTGAACCAACACCTAAGAACAATAGGAGGAGAACTTAAGTTTTAATTCACAATAATAGAATTAATCTTAGAtggataaaacaaattaataaataatggaTAAGATTTAATTGGACATAACACCACGATAATATGGATTGATTCAATTAGACACATCTTGGTTTCTTGAAAGAGAATGGAGAtctcattaaattaatttggcGGTAGAAGAGAATTAAAAAGAACTGAATTGATAGAACAAAAATCTTGATGTGAAATCCCGATTCCAAGGTTTTCTAAATCTGAGTTTCCTCCAAATcacaattttatcttttatttttatcttatttcttatctttacttttttaattcaaatattctcaaaatcaaatttaaatattttcccAATTATTTAGactctattttttattgtgataaTTGTTATGTCCAACAACGTGTTCATTGtgaatttgatattattatttgatgattatTGCGCACTTACCATTTTTCCCACCTCAGTACATGGCTATTTGCTTAGATACTACTATATTACTCAAATTTGCATccataattacaaattttacgAAAAATTATACAAGTTCAAACTTTAAAGTTCTAACTAACTCAAAATcacttgataaataaaaaataaatacatgaataatttttgtatatatttattaaatttaactcAAACTGTCATTTCTAATGCCAATGCTATATATCAATCAGACCAAATATTTGATTAGtttaaatagtttaatttgGAAACTTGTCCAACAAATTTTTGCTATAAAAGATACCTGaacttttttgaatttttacatAGACAATATATGATATGTTAAGATATGGTGGGGGATAAAACAAAAGACAAAGACAGAAACCGGCATGCTACCAATTTTGTCATGAACAAACAAACATGCCAACCACGTATTCCGTTAATGACTAACCTGTGCATAGATGAAAATTATGAAATGCTATTATGTTATTGAGATATTCAGTTCGATCGAACAACTACGTCTACCAAACAAGACTGAATTAGTAAAAGGCAGTAAGGCATATtacaattacttttttattatagacaaatattaatttattggaatattaatttaattaattagtagaggagattaaattcaaaatctttttaCTCTTTCCTTCTTCCTCAATCATTCAATCCACCTTGTTATATAAGGTTATGACTTTCATGGATCCTCGTTACTCAATTATTTTATGGTAAATGCAACATTCTCATttcaagaagagaatttcagtttctcaccttttaaaagaaaattaaaatttcacaattttagttattcaaaattttgttttaaaattttcaaaaatttaaattcttcataaaaaaacatcaaaacaatgaattttatattaaaaaaatttaaattctctaataaattatttttctcaattaaaattctctatttAAACGCACCCTAAGTTCATTTAAGAATtacgaatatatatatatatatatatatatatatatatatatataatgatttaaatatgaACATATAGGTCAACTAAGTTGATTTTTCAATAAGACTAACCATCTAATATTTGTAAGGTTTAGTTTTCATAAGTACTGTAATTCGTAAAAGCTATTTTAAATCTTTGTTAAAGCTGAAAATGACAACCTTAAATAAGGCAAGATCAATCATTATACTTTATAGCACAGTAATAAACTTTAATGAGTTGATATTTACCATATAATGTTTGTAATCCAAATTAAcaacatattaatttataaaagaattttaaatcaaaggaTTAATAATTTGATTCATATTaagtaggggtgggaataggccaggccGGCCTACAGGGACCTACGACCTGACCTACATAAAGTCTGGCCTgaactgacctatttaattaaaaggttagactcagacttttttaaaagcctattaaattaaatagaccagacttaagtttattaaaaagccttataagcctgataggccggcctatatatatgtatatatacttatattattttttgggtaccaatatatacttatattattttttgggtacaattaattttttttttaaactagcagactttgattacacatcactgctccataacttctattactataatcaagtaagactttaattacaatttaggtgtgagttATGTGTCcctttatatttctcattatttttattggctttCCTATTCCTGAtaatgtttcctttttctttagctttcctattacgttcctCCTACTTCagaatattaaagatttaatgcgaagaagacttttaaaaaggctatcaggCTAGGctagacttttaaaaagatcaggccgagccaaaataaaagcatttgataggctataggccagGCTCAGGCCTCAAAAATTCATCGTAGACTAGGCTCAGGCCTTTCAAAGCCTGGTCTGGCCTGTCTTATTCCCACCCCTAATATTAAGCAAGGTCTTGTTTGGAGGTGATAgtgagtatttatttttttattttcaaacatttGAAAACATAACATATATGGACAAAAAGAGGTTGAAATGATTTTAAAACTAGTTAAACTTAATTtatgaaacagaaaaaaaaaatttctaaatctATCTAGTTTAAGTTTTTAAAGGTTATCTCATtccttttgatatttttctctctGTCTAGTCTTTTTCTACCATCCATTGAACCTTCATTAAAGGTGATAAAGTAATTTGTATTGAGTGAATGACCTAAATATGCCAAATGAAGTGTAGAGTTTGGACGTTAAGTTTTGAGCACAAATTAAATTTGAGCCTTTTTATCCCGACTTGATTTGGTCATGTCATGATCTGGGCTTTAGCTCGCCAAAGCTCGCACAAACATGATTTTCACTAGGTTTAGGCCTAATTTTAGAAGGATTATTAAGTTTGTGCCTTTTGGGGGTGATGACCCACTATAACCCCCTACCTACATCATGTCAATGGTTGATCTAAATCAATATCCCAAACCCATTTGATGAAATGTAGCATTTGAACTTTAATTTTTAGTACAAATCAAGTCTAAGCCTTTTTAACCTCTCTGGTCATGGCATGATCTAGGCTTAACTTGTAAAAAGTTGTGCAAATTAGGGTTGGTCCTCTATTTTTTGAAGCCTTGCTTTGAATCTAGGTTTTGTTCAACTAGCTATATATAGTTTATGACTCGGATCGATCAAGCCATGCACGAGCTTTTTGGCTAATGGGATTTTCTTTCTGCACCTAACATTTTTTCAATACACCCAGTAGTGAGGGGGAAAACCAAAAATACTCTTATATATCTCAAACTTGTGACTTTCACATTATTAGCACGACACTCTAATCAATTGAGCTAATAaaccaattattttaaaaaataattaacgtctctatatataacactaaaatttctaatgtatatttaatacacatataagtttacataataaattttatgacaattaattttgatctaataatgtatttttttacacatataaatttttattaaaccaatgatatttatttaaaattgatatatgtaacaaaatattattagatcaaaatcattattaacattattagatcaaaattaattgttacaaattttattatgtaaacttatacgtgtattaaatatacaccagaaattttagtgttatatatagtggtgttaattattttttactgcataggtcattaattttaaattatttcgtaaaacatatttttaacaatTCATATGAACCCATACGGATTGCCCTTATGGATTGTAGGCTatacgaagaaaagaaaaaaaaaagaaatggagaagaagtaaaaaagataaagttggaattttttaaaatatattaggtgtaaaagaaatttgaatggtgtaGGAAGAATAACTCTTTGGCTAATTCCCTATAGCTTGTGACCCACATTGAGTCCAAAATCAACCCATCTAAAACCTGGCCAATGAAATGAAGGGCATAAATTCTAAATCCTCTTATTGCAGTCTCTTGTAAAGAGCcccacatttttttcaaaacttttaaaagaaaattatacaattgaaaacaattttaaatgaaaaaacagACTAACTACAAACTaagttaaaaattgattttaattaatttttaattttttttagaaactttAACTAAAAGTCACGCATACACAAAGACATAAAGTTTTAGTTTAAGTttttatgaatataaaaaacCAAGCATgaaatagttttgattcgttGAATTTTTCCTT
This region includes:
- the LOC114381508 gene encoding uncharacterized protein LOC114381508 isoform X1 — protein: MRQKSEVAGLGVGAVLLCATVAATKVDAFFSSSQRRSLNYNALIMKGNVVARFLRTKCSFGMCKRCGNLRQLACSTCKGTRSIREGGILGIKLVEDLYETIGNSESKVKQIACVKCQAKGYFSCPNCSEL
- the LOC114381508 gene encoding uncharacterized protein LOC114381508 isoform X2, coding for MRQKSEVAGLGVGAVLLCATVAATKVDAFFSSSQRSSFGMCKRCGNLRQLACSTCKGTRSIREGGILGIKLVEDLYETIGNSESKVKQIACVKCQAKGYFSCPNCSEL